CAACTCACTAATCCATCTGAGATGGACGGTGCAGTCATTTTCAGCCTCTCTTTAAACATCTTCACTCTTCTCAGTTTCCTcattcactccctccctctctctctctctctctctctctctctctctctctctctctctctccctctctctctctctctctccctctctctctctctctctctcgcccctgtGTACTCGCTCCCCTCCTAGCGGCGGGGCTGCTGTGAAGCGGACAGCGGCTGGAGGAGCTCTGTCTGCCGGCCGTGCTGATAGGCTGTGAAATAAACACACGTATACATGCTTATTGCTACATCAGACCTGGATCTGTCTGGTTTCCTCTATCGTCTGCCTCTTTCTgccttgaacacacacatacacacacacacacacacacacacacacacacacacacacacacacacacacacacacacacccacacacccacacacatacacatttatatatataaagagatgTGCTAGAGGGATTATGCCGTTGGTTTACTTGTTGGATCTGCAAGCTGGGCCGATTCAAAACCACTCTTCAACCCACTCTGAGAGGGGGattttgcatgcatgtgtatgtgtgtgtgcaagtgtgtgtgtgcctgaatcTGTAAGAGTATGTgcgtgaatctgtgtgtgtgcgtgaatctgtgtgtgtgtgtgcgcgcgcgtcgtgcgtgcgtgtgcgtcgtgcgtgcgtgcgcgtgtgtgtgcgtcgtgcgtgcgtgtgtgtgtgtgtgtgcgtgtgtgtgtgtgtgtgtgtggtgctgaaCACATTCATCCTCACCGTGACCTCTGACAGAGGGAGGCTTCAAGGGAAACGCTGCACGGGACTCATTCTTTATCTCTCGGGAACTTTGAGGGTGACTCTAGCCAAGAGCTCCAGAATATGAcaaatattataatatttacaTTTGTGAGCATGCACTCAGGGTATTATATATATCCAACGCCTTGCTCAAGTGCATGTGCCTCtaacatcatacacacacaagtgagATGCTTTTATTTGTTCACTTCCCATTTCAAGGCTTGTCACAACATATTTGTTAATTCTCTGTTACAcatatcaaataaatatatacgttaCACACTAACCCTTGCGTTGTAGATATTTATGGCTGTGTAGGATCTTCATGAGATTCTGAACCATCAAAGTGACTGATGACTGCATGGACTGATATTAACATTGCTTACTGTGCTACATCAACGGCTCTGCATTTTAATGATCACCCTTCATGATTGATGAAtgatttctgatccacacagaGTATCAACTTGAAAATAATACTACCCTTGATATCCTCGATTTCTTACGCTCTTATTCTTATAAATGCAGAGAATTAACACATGTTCCTTTAGGTAACATGAAGTCTGATGACCATGTGGTGCATAGCAAACCACAAACCCCTCATCGTATTTATTCTACGCACCTATATTCTATACACATGTCATAACATGGAGatatattgtgtatgtgtgtagattTGATACACACCTCATAACAGCAAAACGGAAGTGACATGCCTTACCATATTGAATTACTATGTTATTTAAgcatatgatttttttttcattattgttCGCCAGTGTCAGTTattcacattattattatagtagTATTAAAGTTATTGCTCAATATTGCCATATAGTTATTAGTCCCTCCTGCAGTTCCATCTATTGTCCCCTTCCACTGAACAGtttgtaaaacacaacagaacagaGCAGTAAGAGTGCACAAATGTATCAAATAATACGCAAGAAGACCATTCGCTCATTTCAACCATTTGGAGTGACATCATTACTGTTGTTTAATATTCAATGAGAGACGCCAGATATGGCACATATTGTTTCAGACAGGTTTCACATATATTGTCTCGTGACAGTTGAGGAAGTTGCAGTAAACGAGTGGTTTCATTCGCTGTAAATCATGGCAAGGTAAACACTGGGGTCAATATCCTAACCCGCTGTTTTATTTCCCTGGTGAACCTGGACGTATAGCGAACTgcgttacagtaaataacaccACACAGCCTTCCTCCAAGCTTTGTGCTTTTAAATAACCCAAACAACATacccatttcatttcatttcatttcagagGTCAGAAACATTTAGTgagagtgttttttttgtgttaaaaCAAGCCGTTGTAAAGAGTGTTCGGTCTCTCATATGGAGCTGGTCGAatagaagagaaaagagagaaacagtagaggcaaagagagacagaatgaaaagGAAGACTGGTactttatgttgtttttataaTATTTGGTGAACCCTGTGATCAAaggctagagggagagagacatgaaaGAGAAATAAAGTAAGGGAGATGATAAGAAAGAtcaaccaacaaacaaacaaacaaataaaatatccTGTGGTTCAGTGATAAAAAGCAGGAGGAGTTATCCTCATTATATTAAAcctcaacagagagagagagagagagagagagagagagagagagagagagagagagagagagagagagagagagagagagagagagagagagagagagcttcaggGGGCTTCATTTAAAGAAGCTGATGAGTGGCTGCAGGAAGAGTCCCACGGTCCCGAGGACACACACCGTCACAAAGACCCACAGGAAGATCCTGtcaatcaccatggcaacgtaCTTCCAGTCGTCCTCCAcctggagaagagaggagacaaattaaaatgagaggagaggtatggggagaggagaggagaggagagaggagaggagaggagaggagaggagaggagaggagagaagagaagagaagagaagaggagagaggagaggagatttaAGGGAAGGGGAGGAATACATGTAAATATTGCTAAATGGAATCTACAAAAGCTGCGGATGCAAATTCATAGATCACATTATACAGCACTTcctatttttatgtgtgtgtgtgtgtgtgtgtgtgtgtgtgtgtgtgtgtgtgtgtgtgtgtgtgtgtgtgtgtgtgtgtgtgtgtgtgtgtgtgtgtgtgtgtgtgtgtgtgtgtgtgtgtgtgtgtgtgtgtgtttgtgtgtgtgtgtgtgtgtgtgtaaatgcattCCCATTGTTGATAATGCATATGCACTCTATTCCAGTGCAGTGAGCTGTGGCCTATTGGATTACCAACAGAGCAGCCACAACACTGTTGTCAGGACGTGAGAAGGAGATGGCTGTTCTCTGTGTATCATTCATGCATCCAGGCCTTACTGGGAAAGATGTCACCATGGAGAACAAATATATCTGCTCTGTGCAGAACAAGCTGCTTAACATTCTCATTCTACTGGATCCACCACGGGTAGGTCCACAGCAGGTAGAGCTTGAAGATACCCCCCCCAGtataaagggtgtgtgtgtgtgtgtgtgtgtgtgtgtgtgtgtgtgtgtgtgtgtgtgtgtgtgtgtgtgtgtgtgtgtgtgtgtgtgtgtgtgtgtgtgtgtgtgtgtgtgcgtgtgtgtgtgtgtgtgtgtggggggggggggggggggctgtgcgtgtctgtctctctgtctgtgtatctgtatgtgtgtgtgtctgtgtgtctgtgtgtgtgtgtgtgtgtgtgtctgtctgtctgtctgtctgtctgtctgtctgtctgtctgtctgtctgtctgtctgtctgtctgtctgtctgtctgtctgtgtgcgtgtgtgcgtgagtgtgtttgtgtgtgtgtgtttgtgtgtgtgtgtgtgtgtgtgtgtgtgtgtgtgtgtgtgtgtgtgtgtgtgtgtgtgtgtgtgtgtgtgtgtgtgtgtgtgtgtgtgtgtgtgtgtgtgtgtgtgtgtgtgtgtgtgtgtatgtgtgtgtgtgtgtgtgtgtgtgtgtgtgtcagtggcggctggtggtttttaaagtgagggaggaaggactgcgcgcttggttgccattggcctgcttgcactgttggtgtatggtggcataagaatgtgagactcaagttgtttcagggtgttttggtgaactacaaaatagcagggagggagttatgtgaacaaaatgtatacaaagccaccagtggcatcactgtaatttgagaaggaaaggatgcaaagcatattagtcaaatcaggcctactattgatttgtaaaagtaaatcaaaaaatctgggcctatcattgggcctatttttgccctcactgactgaagttatttagctatgtttattttcagttacaattgcttgtaatgctaccagtaagtcatgcgtacctagcaaaccatgtagcactcacaacactgacgttgccattacttctggtgaccttgattttgggaagtggtctacctctttctttggtcgctaacttagcactgtaactgaatgaatggaatgctttttgtaataagacgttaacaatgtcctccgtttccaatgtttccattgtgcatttaggatctcgctgtcgcagatttcacttgctctgcgtctctcagactgagcaccgcggcaatgcagaccgggtttgctatcgacagcgttgccagattgggcagatttcccgcccaatgataatctttccagcctaacatggttaaaagtagcccaattgggtgggaaatcggaccaatctggcaacactgctcaacatccagggatcctgcttattggttcatagcgcagacggatagatttttgcgcgaatcagaccccttaaggtcccacccactcagaggaggattttcctcctctctcccattgaaacccctGTTATCCACCGgctgccagtactttcgggaaaatgaatgggagtaaacggaggcggagggaggtgcttcctccctgaagtaattgtcaataggcgatagggggtgctaatgtccctttacccagggaaacgaacattatatattcaaaggcaataaagtagtcatatttaagggcattaattcattacaatagtctgggcaatctacattttttattctcaacaatgttagggaggatcttcctccctctcctcctgtgtgtgtgtgtgtgtgtgtgttcctgtgtatgCCTgcatgtggatatgtgtgtaaGATTCACTGCACTATGCTGCTGTATGTATTTCGGTATCAGCAGCACCCTATCTGACTGAAGACTGAAGTCCTGTAACACCCTGCTCCTACACTGAGTCCACCATCTCTGTGaacggccaaaagctttcaGCGGTTGACCCGTTCACTAACATCCGAAGCACTTTGTCTCAAGGTCTGCAATTGGACCATCAAGTTAACATTCTGATCGTCTGCGGGACTCGGTCTGGGGGAGGAACGGCGTGAGGCAGGAGACAGAGTCTGCCAGGCTGTCATGATGCCAGCTCTTCTTTATGGTGTGAAGCCTCTGTAGTCGACCAGCGCCAAGCCAGGAAATGGAACCACCTCCAACTGAACTGCCTGAGAAAACTGAGGATGAAGTGGTCACATAAACCCTAACATGGAAGTCCTAAACTACCAACCTCTCCATCCTGCACACAACTGCGAGTGAGTTGCCATGCGTTAGGAATGCCCTGCAAAGACAGGAGATCAAGATGCATTCTTTGGAGAGCTGAAAAATAGCAAACAAGAGCACGTTTGACCAGGGGGGCACTCCAGCGATACCCTTAAGGTATCCTGGAAGAGCTGAAAGCTGGGAACCCCCAGCAGACAGAGCTGCCTGGAGAAGAAAAGCCCAGACGGAGCCGTCCTCGACGGGAGATCTTCCGGTGTTGAAGCGGCAGCAACTGAAAGGACTATTGGCCAAGAGCTCCACCCTCCTGACCAGCGGGCTACACCTCACTGACCAGCAGTCCCCACCTCAGAGCTCCCCTCTCAGAGCTCCAGCCTCCTGACCAGCACCCCCCACCTCACCTGCTTGGCCTTgttactgcccccccccccctcacctgcgtGGCCTTGtttctgcccctccccccctcctcctcacctgcttGGGCTTgttcctgcctcccccccccccccctcacctgcttGGCCTTGTTCCTGGTCCTCATGTTCTCGGCGATGTACTTGACGCTCTCGATGGCCTGCTTGATCTCAGGGGAGATCCCCGTCAGTGCCGCCAGGGCGCtgacgggggagggggcggcgtGGAGGGTCctggggggcttggggggctCGGGCTCAGGAGGTTCCGCTGGGCTTGGGGGGTTCCGGGGCAGAGGGGGCACCACGGGGGGTGGCACGGGGATGGGCACCTCCTTCCCGCGGTAGTTGCTCCTCCTGTTCAGGCTGCGGTCCTTGCTCAGCTCCCGGTACTCCAGGCAGTTCACCGCCGTCACGGCGCCCACGTTGGGGGCGGGGGCAGAGACGCCCACCCCCCCGCCGTCCGAGAGCTGCAGCCCCCCTATGCCCCCAGCGATCCCCCCCACCGTCACACTGTCATGCCTTATGCcatctactcctcctcctcctcctcctcctcctcctcctcctcctcctccttctcctcctcttcctcctccggctGCCAGGCTGTTCTTCCTCTTCCTAGCTCCTCCCTGGCTGCTGCTGaccactcctcctccacattcacctcctctacctactgccccttctcctcctcctcttcctcgtccccccccccccgcctccagcccGGTGAGGGCGCAGAGGGGGGGGTTGCAGCCCACGTCGAGGGGCCGCCTCATGAACATCACCCGGGGCAGGACATCCAGGAACACGGAACGCACCCAGGCCGGCATGGTGTGGGTCATGGGCGTGCGGTAGTGCACGTTGAGCACGAAGACCGTGATGACGATGCTGAGCGTGACAAAGATCATGGTGAAGAGGAGGTACTCGCCGATGAGCGGGATGACCAGCGAGGTGGAGGGAATGGTCTCAGTGATGACCAGCAGGAATACGGTGAGCGACAGCAGCACGGAAATGCAAAGTGTGACCTTCTCCCCGCAGTCGGACGGCAGGTAGAAGACCAGCACGGTGAGGAAGGAGATGAGCAGGCAGGGAATGATGAGGTTGATGGTGTAGAAGAGGGGCAGCCGGCGGATGTAGAAGGAGTAGGTGATGTCCGGGTAGATCTCCACGCAGCAGTTGTACTTGATGTCGTGCTTGTAGCCCGGCGCGTCGATGATCTCCCACTCGCCGCTCTCCCAGAAGTCTTTGAGGTTCACCTGAGTCAAGATTGAGTCAGTGACATTAAACATCGAACTTCACAAGATAATCACTTAATACTTCGAGTAATGAATAAGAAGTCAGTAAGTTGAAGAAGTAAAATATAATAACTTTTGTAAAATGGTATGGTTCAAGATGCTAAGGATAAAATACGTTTTACCCACACTATATCAGAAGAAAACAACGTCAAACATTCAAAATGTTACGGTGGAATGTGCACAGGTCCATTCAACTCACGATTTGGGAGTCTGTAAAGGGGAGGGACATTGACCTACCTTAGAACCAATGAGAACCAGATCTATGTTTGCCTTGTCATAGGTCCATGACCCAAACTTCATGGAGCAGTTCTGGTAGTCGAAGGGGAAGTAGGTGATGTCCATGGGGCAGGAGGACTTGAATATGGCCGGAGGAACCCAGGTGATGGTGCCATCAAACTTCAGCAGGGCCTTGGTCTTGTCCTCCACCAGGAAATCCCCCACAGCACTGAGAGAGAACATGAGATTGGTAGACAAATGTATGCATTCATAAGACTGTAAAAGTTAAAGATAACGGTAAGATAATATGAAAAGGGATCATCAAATACTGATTTCAGGCTTTTCATTCCCAACGTTAGGGTGTGAAATGTTCAAAACAATAAGAGCCATCCCAGACAAAGACAGAAAAGACAAAGTCAAATACAAGGCGCTTGGGGTTTGAGTTTCCTGGGTTATTAACCAAAAAGCTCTTACTTGTTGTACAGAACAATATCTGGTCTCCAAATTTTGTTCGAAGGAACTCGAATGAACTCGATCCCGTCATAATCCACAGGGGCCCATTTCAGCTTGTAGTCATTCCAGATCTGAAATGCAGTTGACAAAGGCCATCATAATATTGAAGCATATCACTGAAAGTGTTGCCTGCCGGGCTATTACCACAACATTTGAAATCTTCACTCACATGTCTCAACCACAGGTTGGTCTCCATGATCTGGTTGACCTCATCCTACAAGGACATCAGTAGGACCCGTCAGATAGCAACAGGAAATAAAAGGTATTAGATAAATTAATGGATTGATGGATGTATGGGTGGgtagattgatggatggatggatggttggatggatggatggatggatggatggatggatggatggatggatggatggatggatggatggatggatggatggatggatggatggatggatggatggagggatggagggatggagggatggagggagggattggTATATGGGTAGAGGGAAGGATGGGTTGGTtgatagatggacagatggatttTACTGCAACAATGATGCAAAACCCTGGAGTTAGTCCTGATCTCTTACCACTTTGACCAGTTGGGATATGGAGACTTGAAACGCCACCATGACTGGATCTGATACATTCTCCACAGGTCTGATGAACTGGTTGTACTTTCGGAACAACCTCCGAAACAATCTGTCTTCCCCTTTGGATGAACAGCAGCCTGAGATCCAACCAGTGAGGCAGAGACAGCGGACTTTTGGAGTCAAGTCATTCAAGTCAACATGATACAAAAAACAGGTAAACTAACCAAGCAATGAAACAACCACCTAAGAATACATTACCGCAAGAGGAGGATATTTGACATACACGCAGAAAGAAAAACACCTGTCAACAAGTCCAAAGTCCATCAATATTATCAATATTAACCTTGTTTCCTCCTCATTTGAGCCAAACCCTCGAAAGATCTCTCAGGTCCAGTGCTGAGAGATCTTTTAGCAGAACTCTCAGCACTGGACCTTTAAAGACTGAGAGGCAATAGCTTCTgttagtgtgtggtgtgtgtgtgcgtgcgtgcgtgcgtgcgtgcgtgcgtgcgtgcgtgcgtgcgtgcgtgcgtgcgtgcgtgcgtgcgtgcgtgcgtgcgtgcgtgtttttaACTGCAcgtgtgttcttgtgtttgtgtgtgtctctgtgcgttcATGCCTCCCTTAATGTGTGTTTCCAGTTTTTCCACTCATTCTTTTATATCCCTTTGTTTATTCTGGTCAACTGGACATGGTCTTCTCCAAAGGACTGGAGCTGGATTAGCCCTcacaccaacccccccacagcccccccaaACCGACCCCTACATCAACCCCTCCACACCGACCCCCCACAGCCCTCACTGTCCAAGGCTTTAGCAGAGGCTTCAGTGTAGACGATAGAGATAGATACAGGTTATAAACACATACCACTACAGTAAACgcttttacactgccaaatatgcccgtctcATGCATGCCTTTTTCCCGGCATTCTCCGTGGGTTTACACTAACCAAGGTCATTTACCGGCTTGATTTcacaccccaatttaccctctcgGACCCCCCACATATTGGCGGTTTCATTCTTATGCGATTAGACGGATGAGCGGTTCCAGGGGTGAGACTTTGGTAGGGgtgttgctgcattgtctctacaacagagacaacgcagtgATATCAACATGATTAGTTCTAAATGGAGGGACAGGGAAATCAGCgtgctgctgaccatcatgggagtaAAGGAGATGCAGTCGCATTGAACAAAGACGGGGAATGATGGGGCAATCTACGAGAAAGTaccagaggaactttccttacgGGGGCTATGGTTTGGATAAAAACATGTGGTcagtaaaataaagaatatgttggcgtttttgcgcTTTTAAATAGTTAATCACGATTGTAGCCTTCACTCAGATGTATAGTCATTCTTGCATGCCAGTGTCttgaatcataaaaaaaatattctaaagGGGTCTactctccagtgaaccaagaatgCCGGCTCCGTGACGAAGGGGGATTTacccccctcggttttacacaggcaagacagtgaaattgccggcttggcagtgtaaaaagtcCTAGTAATACACACATACCACTACagtaatacacacatacaaatagagTAATAAACACATACCACTTCAGTAATACACAAATACCACCACAATAATACACACATACCACTACAGTAATACACACATAACACTACAGTaatacacacataccaacacagtAATACAGATTTCCTCAGTACTACTATGAGGTTGCATTTTACACTATTAAATATGGttaatttttatttgttttttatatgtttttcatttttaagtagataataatcatttaaaaaaaatatatgtaatgTCCATCTTAAATGGTTCAGTTGGGATTCAAATAAAATGATTCACGGGTTTTCAGACTTTGAAGCCAATTGCTACTGGTTCAAGTTCAGTTCTGATATAAAAGTTGTCGAACTGCTATTCGATTCCACTGAGACCAGACCAGGTCATCTGAGGTGCAGAACTATTCCACTAGCCTCCATGTTCTGGGGAAAACCTTCCAGAGTCATCCAGGACATGTGTGAGGCAGCCAGGGTCAGACCGGCAGGGGGAGCCTCAGGTAAGGCAGTTTAGATTCAAGGTTGAGTTGTTCCCATTGACTATATCACCTGGATTCTGCTCTCCATACCCATCAAAGAAAGGAGCCCTTTAATACCCTTTAAGAAGGTTTGATCCAGCAGACAACCAGCAAAACAGGTTCGCCTGGAGCACAGAGGAACCCTCCTCAGGGCACTTGGCAAGTGAGTACAAGAAACTTAATGAAGCACTCTCCTCCTGAGACACTTTGGGTCAATCCACATTGACAGCAACCGTAAAAAAAGCaggctgcctctctccctccgtcggcTGTTTAAGCCTCTGACCGGCGGAGGGGGAGCAAGGGTAATTATAATCAGCCTGCTAATTGGAGCTTTTGTTCTCTGTGAGAAAAAGTCACTCTGCCTTTTTCTTCATGCTGCTGTAAGTCAATCCCTGGACACTTTCTCCTTAAGAGTGAGCTAATTATAACCTTTGGACCTTTTCTTACTTATTGTTTCACTTGGAATGGAAGACGTTGGCGTGAGATTACCTTTACCCAGACTGCAGCCAGACCCACTCTACACCGACAGCAGTGGGAGACACTTTCTCAGGGCACCCTGATCTACAGGCATTAGATTTGGAGGCTGGTCTTTGGTTAGAATGTGTTTTTATATGAGATCGATATGAGTTTAGGTACAGTTTTGCTAGCTATAATTGTACCAAATCCAGATGTTGTTGGGAGTTGATAGCGGCTGTCTGGACTGAAGCAGCCCTGGTTGACATAGCAGAACCTCttggggggggagtgtgtgtgtgtgtgtgtgtgtgtgtgtgtgtgtgtgtgtgtgtgtgtgtgtgtgtgtgtgtgtgtgtgtgtgtgtgtgtgtgtgtgtgtgtgtgtgtgtgtgtgtgtgtgtgtgtgtgtgtgcgcgcgtgcgcgtgcacgtgcgcgtgcgtgtgcgcgtgcgtgtgcgtgtgtgtgtgtgtgtgtgtgtgcgtgtgtgtgtgtatggatgtgtttgGAAAAAGCATTTGACAGTTGGAGGCTTGAGAAGAGGAATTGGGAGACAAAGTTAGACCAAAGGACCAAAGGACCAAAGGACCCTGTGCTAATACACCATCTCCAAGGGCCTGATGTGGAGATTGAATAATTCAACATGTCAACAAAGCGATAACACAAAGTGTATACTGCATTCACTTtgttgttgcacacacacacttacacacagtgtgtgtgtgtgtgtgtgtgtgtgtgtgtgtgtgtgtgtgtgtgtgtgtgtgtgtgtgtgtgtgagtgtgtgcgtgtgtgtgtgtgtgtgtgtgtggtgtgtgcttgtatgtgtgtgtgcgttagtttgtgtgtgtatgcgtgtgtgtgctttagtgtgtgtgtgcctgggtgcgtgtgtttgtgtgtgtgtgtgcgttagtgtgtgtgtgcgtgtgattgtgtgtgagtgtgtgtgtgtgtgtgtggtgtgtgtgcgtgtatatgtatgtgggtgtgcgtgggtgcgtgtgtttgtgtatgagagGTGAGATGATCGATTGTGTAGGCACAAAAATTAACATAAAGACAAGAGGGAGGAGAGCGGGGCAGGAAGACTCACAAGGTGCAAAGTGACTTTGTGTTTCACCCCTTCACCCGTCCACTATGACAGTATGATTGGATGAGTCGTGTGATTGAACCCACACTGCTCCCCAAAGACGCGGCCCCTTGGACATGGCATTTATAACTGCAATTTTAAATATCGTTTTTGTACATCTCAATAGAACCCACACGTTTGTCTTGGTGCCATTGGTGCATTACCAACCAATGACAAAAGGCCAAACACCTCCTATCCAAAAAGCACCCGTCCTGTATAAAACATCTCCAAACACTTCAACCCAAATGTGGAGAAATGTACCACACCCTGCTGCTCCACGTCAGC
The DNA window shown above is from Gadus chalcogrammus isolate NIFS_2021 chromosome 10, NIFS_Gcha_1.0, whole genome shotgun sequence and carries:
- the LOC130390587 gene encoding neuronal acetylcholine receptor subunit alpha-3-like is translated as MNLAGKLGCVVLVLLAAQGCCSSKGEDRLFRRLFRKYNQFIRPVENVSDPVMVAFQVSISQLVKVDEVNQIMETNLWLRHIWNDYKLKWAPVDYDGIEFIRVPSNKIWRPDIVLYNNAVGDFLVEDKTKALLKFDGTITWVPPAIFKSSCPMDITYFPFDYQNCSMKFGSWTYDKANIDLVLIGSKVNLKDFWESGEWEIIDAPGYKHDIKYNCCVEIYPDITYSFYIRRLPLFYTINLIIPCLLISFLTVLVFYLPSDCGEKVTLCISVLLSLTVFLLVITETIPSTSLVIPLIGEYLLFTMIFVTLSIVITVFVLNVHYRTPMTHTMPAWVRSVFLDVLPRVMFMRRPLDVGCNPPLCALTGLEAGGGGRGRGGGEGAVGGGGGGGGGGGGVDGIRHDSVTVGGIAGGIGGLQLSDGGGVGVSAPAPNVGAVTAVNCLEYRELSKDRSLNRRSNYRGKEVPIPVPPPVVPPLPRNPPSPAEPPEPEPPKPPRTLHAAPSPVSALAALTGISPEIKQAIESVKYIAENMRTRNKAKQVEDDWKYVAMVIDRIFLWVFVTVCVLGTVGLFLQPLISFFK